DNA from Ziziphus jujuba cultivar Dongzao chromosome 2, ASM3175591v1:
AATGAGATGTTTCCGTTGTAATCAATTAGGGCCTTTCAAGAAGGATTGTCTGGAGAGGCTTGGAAAGGGGAAGGAGAAGCAATCCGATGGAGATGCAAGTGTTGCCTCGAAAGGTTATGAAAGCTCCGAAGTATTGCTTGTAACCAACCGAGACAGCGGTGTTGAGTGGATTCTTAACTCGGGTTGGTCTTTCCATATGAGTCCGATTAGGAGTTATTTTGATACAATTGAGGAACTAGATGGAGGATGAGTTCTCATGGGGAACAATGCGGTTTGCAATGTTGAGGGGATTGGTATGATAAAGTTGAAGCTTCAGATGGAGTTGTGAGAACTTTGTCGGATGTGCGGTATATTCCCAAGTTTAAGAGGAATTTGATTTCTCTTGGTACATTAGATGAGCATGGATATAGTTATAAGGCCGAGAAAGGCATTTTGAAGGTCTTGAAGGGTTCAATGGTGGCGATGAAGGCTTCTAAGAAGAATGGCTTGTATGTGCTAGATGGAAGTGTGGTTCAAGGTGAAGCTTCGATCTCGGTGAATGAGAAAATGAGCGACACCACACTTTGGCATAGAAGGCTAGGCCATATTAGCGAGAAAGGGCTAATTGAGCTTAGTAAACAAGGGCTTTTGTGTGGACACAAGGTGGAGAAACTTGACTATTGTGAGCATTGTATCTGTGGCAAGCAAACTAGGGTGAAGTTCAACATCATGGTGCATCGAACTaagaggatcttggattatatTCATTCTTATGTATGGGGCCCCACGAGAACGAATTCAACGGGTGGTCATAGGTGCTTCATGAccctcattgatgattactcaaggagAGTATGGGTTTACATGTTGAAAACCAAGGATGAGGCCTTCATTAAGTTCAAGGAATGGAAGGTTATGATTGAGAACCAAACcgaaaagaagatgaagatactCCGAACGGATAACAGACTTGAATATTGCAATGAGGAGTTCAATTCCTATTACAATGAGCTTGGAATTGTGAGACACAAGACTGTGCGGATGACTCCTCAACAAAATGGTCTTGCTGAACGTATGAATAAGACCATTTTGGAAAGAGTGAGAAGTATGCTTTCCAGTGCTAAGCTGCTTATAAGTTTTTGGGCGAAGGCGGTGAATACCACGGTGTACTTTATCAATCGGTGTCCGTTGAGTGCTATTAAGTTCAAGACTCCAATGGAGAAGTGGTCCAAGCATGCACCAGATTTAAGTAATCTCAAAGTCTTTGGTTGCACTTCGTATGTTCATGTAAACGAAGGCAAGTTACATCCAAGATCTATGAAATGCATTTTCTTGGGGTACCCGGAGGGTGTCAAAGGCTATAGACCTTGGAATCCGGATACAAAGAAGTGTGTAATTAGTAGGATGTAGTGTTCAAAGAAAGTGAGATGCTTGGGTTGGCAAAGGAAGGAGAATCTTCTAGTGGAGGTGAAGTTGTCAAGGAGATATTTGATCTTGGGATTGAGGATAATCCAAGAAAGAAAGTGACTCATGAGGAGCACCATGATACATAAGTGGCTTAAGAACAAGTTGATGAGGTAGTTGATTGTACCGATGAGGAGGTGGTTGATGTTGATAACCTCCATAATTACAATTTGGCTCGTGATAGAGAATGGAGACAATCCAAGGCACCTGTGAGATATGGTTTTACGGATTGTATTGCATATGCTCTCGAAGTTGTGGAAGAAATGGACTCGGAGCCTAACACTTTTGAGGAAGCTTTAGTTTCAAAAGATTCGGTAAAGTGGAAGGTGGCCATGGATGAGGAGATGGAATCCTTGTATAGGAATCAAACTTGGAAGTTAGTAGATAAGCCTAAAGGTGGAAGGGTTATAGGTTGCGAGTGGGTGTTCAAGAAGAAGGAAGGTGTACCCAGAGTTGAGGCATCAAGGTTCAAAGCTCGATTGGTTGCCAAGGGTTATACTTAAAAAGAAGGAGTGGAtttcaatgaaatattctcTTCGGTGGTGAGACACACTTCTATTCAGTTCTTGTTATCACTCGTGGTTCACAAGGGTCTTGAGTTGCATCAATTGGACATCAAGACAGCATTCTTACATGGAGACCTTAAGGAAGAGATTTACATGGCTCAACCCGAAGGATATGCAAAGGGTGCCAAGTTATGCTTGCTTCAAAAATCCCTTTATGGCTTGAGACAATCTCCTAGGCAATGGTATAAGAAATTCGACAAGTTTATGCTTGGTATTGGCTTCAAGAGGAGCACATTTGATATTTGTGTGTATTACAAAGAGTTGTTGAATGGGGAGTTCATTTATCtcttgttgtatgttgatgatatgttgaTTGCGTGCAAACATATGGATGAGATTGATAATTTGAAGAAGTTGATGAGTTCTAAGTTTGAGATGAAAGACCTTggagaaaccaagaaaattttggGGATCGATATATTTTGGGATAAGGAGAATAGGGAGATATTTGTCTCTCAAAGGAAGTATATTGAGAAGGTCTTGGAGAGGTTCAACATGGGCAGTGCAAATCCCATGATCACGCCTTTAGCACCCCACTTCAAATTGTCATCCAAGCAATGcccaaaaaatgaacaaaagagGGAGAGCATGGCTAAGACGCCATATGCAAATGCCATAGGTTGCATCATGTATTTGATGGTGTGTACTAGACCGGACATCACTCATGCGGTTAGTATGGTGAGTAGATTTATGAGTAATCCGGGCAAACCACATTGGGAGGCTTTGCGATGGACTCTAAGGTATTTGAAGGAATCCATGGATGTTGGCTTATTGTATCGGAAAGAGAACAATGGTAATGGTGATTGTATTATCGGATATTGTGATGCGGACCTTGGTGGTGATTGGGATAAGAGAAAGTCCTTGATAGGTTATATATTTTCAGCTTGGGGTAATACAATTAGTTGGAAAGCATCGTTACAACCGGTGGTTACACTCTCAAGTAGCGAAACCGAATATATGGCGGCCACGAAAGCGATAAGGGAGGCATTATGGTTAAAATGGTTGGTAAATGAGCTTGGTGTTCCCCAAAACCAAGTCATTGTGCATTGTGACAACCAAAGTGCAATCTTCTTGGCAAAGAATCAAGCCTTCTTAGACCGTACAAAGCATATCGAGAAGAAGTACCACTTTGTTCAAGAATTGATCAACAAAGGTGAAGTGGATTTGGTGAAGATTGCAGGTGACAAGAATCTGGCGGATATGTTGACCAAGGTAGTGTCAACAGAGAAGCTTAGGCTTTGTATGAGTCTAAGCAATGTGCAAAGCAAGTGATGAGGATGTGTGTGCAAGCAAGGAGTGATGGGAAGTGATTTGAAGAGTTTGTGAATTTAGAGTCAAGGTGAAGAAATGTCATTTTTTGTGACTCTAAATTAATGATAAACAGGAGGAGTTGATGGATGATGTTTGGTGATGaagtgaagaggaagaaagcaagagaagagaaaaaaaaatagaaaaaaaggtGTTTTTACCTAGGAATTCATGCCAGAAAGCAAGAAGAGAGTTTCCTACTGGTTCTAAAGAGAGAAACAGTGGGTTCTTCAAAATCCCATCAATGGTGCCATGTTATTGGTGATTAAGCTTGTAATCTCTTCAAGATAATGCAAATCATCATCTCCTTGCTTGCCTGTGAACGTAGATCACCTTGATCGAACCACGTAAAaacttttgtgtgtttttctctctctctcctcttatatttatatgcttgtctctttctctctctagatttttcATGGGATTGTTCTAAAATGTtctatttcatctatatttgcttgtttgtgGACTTTTATGGGTTGTCTGCTgtttgtggatatatatatatatatatatattgcttgctgTACATAGGTTGAATCTCAACACTCTTTACTGgttcttttttgaaatttttgtttactttcacTTATAAAGTCAATAATGTTGTAGCATGAATTAGCAAAAGTTTAATGCAAAAAAACATGCATATATGATTTAGATAGAGTAAGGGCATTAGTACCTATCTTCCttattcctcttcttcttttattcattcatttttttttttttatgtttatgcagTTTTTCTTCAATACAATTACATTtgcttctttaaaaaataaataaataaaagtaaattgtctcctttattattaaatagtggaaaaaatataaaactaaataaaatatttttattcatgtgaggaatatatatatttttgttgatggaaaatatatattacatgtaTTAGTCAATACTGaaagtttattttcattcaATACCTaaggaaatattttaaaatggaagtctataaaaatcttttataattttgcaacTCTATACAAGTTAATAGAATTTCTGTAACTTTGCAAAAGTAGTCACTTAAAAAAAgtccataataatatttaaaagtcTAGATTAGATATACCACAAGATGGCCCACAGATGGTCTTGGTTGGTGTTCATTGCTAAGCTTTGGCTTTTGTGGAAAAGGACggcaacttttatcgaagattggagttttgtatttttcagtTCTTGGatggaattcgtgtcaaggtggagattgttagagttggtGACCCAAATttttgttgacccgacccgaaaagctctcGATGCGATCCGTTTGGTGAATTTattctgagaaaaaaaaatgtgctcTGTGGTGGTAAGGCAGTGCCCCCGCGATACGGACCTTTCCAATTTTTAAGTCTATTTCGTccgtataacatatatatatttttggggattttttttttttttggaaatagtAGTTTTACAGCTCTATttttgctcaccttttgtaccaatcttcatcaataaaatctttgcctctctttgcccgtggtttttttttctataaaggattttccatgtaaatctgtgtgtgctttattttattttattgctattgtttttgttCTACTTTTTGCAACATATTCAAATCCCCATATATAAACACACGTACTATATGTATTTGCATATAACATAATTGAATTCTTAAATTGCTTATTGTAGAAAAAAAGCTGGGAAATGTAAATAAAGGATTTACCAATGTATAAGACAGAGTACTTCGATGCTAAGAACTGCAAGAACAAAGTAGAccttatagtaaaaaaaaaagttaaataaattagATGCCCAAAAAATCCTGATGAcaaatcatttaatttttttgtgcaTGCCATCTGATAGACTATCAAAGAATTCTCACAAATAAACTATCAAGaatcaattttcatattttcatccccaaaaaaaaaaaaaatagtttttcatATTTAGTAAACAACATTAAGCAGTACTATCTGAAAACTGATTGTAGGATGGTAATATAGTATATTAGGATAATGAGAGAAGATCCTcacaattttcaatataaagaaTGATACTGATACCTACACCATAAGCATattccataaaaataataataataataataataattctttctTCTACTTATATATCCTTACCACACTGGACCTTGTTGTTGGATTCATGGACGTAGCAATGCTCACCCAATTGGCCTTTGAGAGCAAAACTTGGCAACCAAGAAAGCTCAAAGCCATATACAAATTGCTTATGTAGGTCTTTGTAGGAAATGTTGTTACTGTTTTCCTAAATTCTCTGCTTCCGAGATGTGATCATAGCCATGTGCTCTATAAGGCAAGAATCATGTAACTCAGATGGATATGTTTGACCAACCTTCACATAAgcacattcattttttttataaagtagtAGTAGCTCCACTACTATTAGTGCATGGAGGAGTAGTAATGGCTTTATAAAGAGGAGACTCCACCGGAATTTCACACTTCAAGAAAGTCATAACCTCGGAATCTAATTTCCTATACCAATAATTTCCATTTTGACtatccatccaaaaaaaaaatggatcgcCGCCACCGAAGTTATGATCGAACAAAGAGTAACAAGGGATGGAGGAGTATCATTTCCAACAACATTTTAATCCACCACTAGGATTGTGTAGTTATTGTAATTGGTTGCCTCGACGTAGTATTTTCCTGAATACAGGTATAAGATAGTGGAATGATTGTTGTTTTCACAAGAAAGATTGTACCTTAGATCCCCACAGTTTGGTGGATCTGTTCCGAGATGAAAATGGTAGCTTATATTGGCGATTTTTCCACATGAAGATGGAGGGCaatgatgatcatgatcatgattATTCTTTGCATTGCTAGTTTGGTGAAACACCAGCAAAATGAGGAAGAAGATGCTACCTATGAATGGTGGAGAAGAGGGTCTTCCAATCACCATGATCTTATCACAAGTGCAGGTACTGCTCtatcatctttcttcttcttcttcttcttcttcttcatgtcatccacatatatataccaAGCCTATCAGGGAAATGTTAATTATTGATGTGCATTGTAGACAAAGTTCTGTTCACATGTCATTATGAATATCACTTTTCCAAGGCAGGGACTTATGTCTTCGTTCTAGCTCATTCATCTTCATAATTGGAAAgtcaaagttataatttttaaaataaaaaaaaaaggaatgtctctaatcaaaattagaaacaccaaaatttattaatgtcTAAAAGCATTTATACTTTTTCTTACCACATTGAAATTATGATGATATATCTATATGAAAGAAACTTAGATTTGGCTGTTGCTTATGCGTACCCCATTAGAGTAAAACCGACATGAAGAAATAGTGAAAATATTGCAAAAGTTAGGTGATCTGTCACAAAAGTTacccatttttcctttttcccttttttttcttttttttttttttttttgtttggggtaATGAGTTACCCATTTTCTTTGTGTGGGCACACTTTACATATTTCTTATTATAGAAGTCAACAAAACCAATGAGAGAAATCACAAAAAACTACCAAtcactttatttaattttgtttaaatgttttttttttctgtctttgTTGTAAAATTGCTGTATTATTGTTAACTGAGTTCGGTAAATAACCGTAAATGGAATAGATTTCTTTTGCTAGGTGATCCGTGGCATTctcacaaaaaattaaaataaataaataaataaagggaggTGATACCTGGCATATATTCCATGATAAAGTATTTAATGAGTACATTGTCCCATGTGACAGAAATGATTGAAATGCGGGGGGAACAAAAGACATGACAAATTTCAGAAGAATTCTTTGTTCTTACGTAACAGACTTCTTCTCTCTATTCTTctgcttttcattttcttttctttttttcattttctatacccagaaaatttcattttgcaAATCAACGAACAGTCTCTGCATTCTTGTGAAGTCCCaaatcggttggaaaggaaaacgaagcaaACCTTATAAGGgactgtggatacctttcccttgaaacgcgttttgacaaagcCGTGCGGACTGggcccaaaacggacaatatctcatgcgggtggattgatctgttacagttggtatcaaaaCCAATACCCAGATCGATGTGCcaacgaggacgctgggccccaagggaggaggattgcgaagtcccatatcggttggaaaagaggaacgaagcacgccttataagatggtgtggatacctttcccttgcgatacGTTCCCATGAGGAAAAGTAGGATTGGACTCACCACCGAActtccaaagaggacaatatctcggttgggcctagGAGACCCGAGTcaatgggactggcaggtgaaggggtgggaccctaACCACTGCGATGCATTTTGATAAAACCGTAcgggctggacccaaagcgaacaatatcgcATGCAAATGGTCTAGACTGTTACATTTTGATCcccctttctttttatttttcttttgtttctttttcatttaagcACAAAGATAAATAACAGCATACATTATTACTTCAAAAGAGTTTaatttaaccccaaaaaaattagtctaccataaaattataactatttGCAACAAAGCCAGTAAAATACCTTTTAAACATACTAGACAACATGGAAAATTGACAATTACAGTTTTGTGCTCAACTTGAATGACCATGAAAGATTTCAAAGCCCCATAAACGCTTGTACCTTTTCTTCCTCTGGGCTTCTAGTCAATCTTGAACCATGCAAACTATAAGGATAGAGTACTATTAATGCACAACCCCAATTAGCTCTCAACGTCTTTGCCATCTTCTgcatatgatgatgatgagctaGAGGCAAAAATACTAACAAATCAAAAACGAAGATGAGTTTGTGCTACTTGCATCCTTTTACATCTACATCCTTTTACATCTAGTAGTCCTGCTAACATTCTACAATTAGAGGCAAAGAAGCAAATAACTAGATGCAAGTTCAAGAGAAAATTTAGCAGTGAGAATTATGAGCAAACCAAAGTCCGTtgtctctccctctctttcgAAACTCTCACTGAAGAATCCATACCTCTTTCTGCTAAACATCGCTTGTATGGCACAAACCCCTTCCTAAAACTACAAAGGCTAACTCTTTCCTCAAAACGAGGTTCGGGACATGAAGAATCAACAGTCTCTATATTCTTCTCTCCTACATTTTCGACTCCAAATCATCCCTCATTCGAATCAGAGCAAGATCTTTCCTTGTGTTTCATTCTTTCATCCACACAAGAATTTACTGTCTCAACTGCAGTTTGGTTATATCCAGGGAGATAATAAAATGGTACTTGGTACATAGTCCACCACAGCATTACAGACTTCGGGCTCTCTTTCTGGTTCTCCATTTGAATAATCAAAGCACCACATGGCAATGGATTAACTCCACTAAGAGACAAACATGTGTCTAATTTATCTGAGAGTAATGTTTGAACAACCTTCTCATCCTCAACGTCAGAATCGGCTGGTTCAGTATTAGATGTTGATACCTTACAATACTCCGCACCAGGAGGAGATTCTTTCTAAGGATCCAACTGTGAAACAGTCCTTCCAAAAAGCTTGATACTTGTGGAAGCTCACATCTCAAGAGCTTCTTCTTTAGCACACAGTATCCTTGGAACCTAGTTTGAATTTATCTATATCCAGATAAACAAAGGAACTAGTCAAATAAAGGAACCAATCAGAATCTTAGCTACAAAgacatttcttttcattttatatataaagagtCTTGAGTGGATATTATCAGTATACCATGCACAATACATTCTCCAAGATAGGCAAAGATCCTTTCCCTTCTTCTGCAGAAGAGTTTGATGTCGTGTAATCATtctccttttcaagaggagacaAACTGCGAGAATGCATATCAGTAGTACATAAAGTTGATGAAGGAGAGCTTTTGCTATGCTAATCTGAAGCTGGAGCCTCCATAGCTTCTGAACCAAGAGTAGATAAAACTGAAATGGGAGATTTTGTGCCTTCCTTAGGAGATGAAAACCTTTCAGTTCGATTTGATACTGACATTCCTTtaagaaaatcaactgatttTCGAGGATAAGGAGAGCATAGGCTTCCTCTTTGGCCTTGGTGGAGGAATCTCAATTGGTTTCATGGAGTCTTCATTGCTTCCAGTTGACCCTCGAACTACCTTAAACCATGAAGATAAACCACAAGAGTATGGAAGACATGCTATGCACACGACAACCCAGCCACCAATATTAAGTTTTAATTCCATATAAATATCAATGTATCAACTTCAAATGTTCAATAAACATGCAAGTATAAGAGGAATTAGGCTCTGAAACAAAGCATTCGACCTTAGGAAAGAACTTTTAAGCATGACTTCGAATCTGAACTGCAGTTTTGGTTCCTACATGTTCTGCATGAAAATAAAGTAACTTCATATGACTGGACtaggaaagagaaaattttctAAATAGATTTAAAATACACTAAGCATACCTTCTATTTGACGCCAACCATGACCATACAATTTCAAGGCTTCAAGGAACTTCTGATGTTCTTCCTCTGtccatttttctctttgttttttgattATGCAAGGCTTCCTGGCCTGAGAAGAAAAGAACACCATTCGAATCAAATCAAAGACGACTAGAACCATCATTCGAATCAAATACATAAAGTTTTAGACTAAACTGAAATATTCTCCACAAGAAAAGTTACAAGTTCAATGGTACCTTGGGTTCATGGTAATTCCCAATTGATTACATCTCCTTCACCAGGATCTCCGATCCAGATTTTGCATGGCCCATCGAATTGAAATTACCAACCACAACGTTAGTGTTTGACCCCATGCCTTCGCTCTGGTCCTGTGTCCAAAACATTACAGAGATTGAGATTAAGATAACCTTTCTCTCAACAATATGCATTCGAGTGAAGTACTGTTATTCAAAAAGGCATAATTCAATTGCTCAAAAATCCATTGCATCTACAATCTATTTAAACCCGTAAAACTTTTTCAATTTGGCTTTTCTCTGAAAGCACGTCACTTACAGAATCTCATGGCATCGTAAATGAGAATTTGTTTCTAAAACAAGTAAGGGGATAAAAGTGTATATTTGTCTTAGTAAATGTGAAAATAACAAACCTACCATTCTTAGACTTATAGGCATAAGATCATTGTTAGTTTGTAAGAATTCTTCGATAATGTTATACATTGAAAAATGTCGCGTTCGCCATTTGCAGATAAGAAATGCAATTACAAATGGAATTCCAAGAATGAGTTTTAATCCGCTCCACGAAACTGTAAGAAATTATATACCAAAGGAGTTATTTGATAATCATCAATGTATCGTTTTAAAACTGCatgtataaaaattttctttaacaCATACCAATAGTTAATCGATGTCACAAATTTGAATTGTTtacctccttttttttcttttttcttttttttgggggggggccGCAAATCTCCAACTTAATTTACTTTGCACACCATTTTTGTGGCATTCCCGTTCTTCCTCTTTCTGTCTCTACTCCAACCGCAGAAAACCAAAGcccaacaaaaagtaaaatgccaagaaattttctctcttcttcatTGTACACCCTCAAACAAACAATTCTTGtttaaactgaaaaaaaaaatggatatacaCTTAAAATTAATTGATGTTAACTTCACTTTTAAGTCAAATGTCTCATGAAGCATTTCATTATTGGTGGTAAGAGGAATCACAGAGGACGATAATGTTGCAGCACATGGGTTAGCAAAGTTTAATTTAGTAAGGGCCCTAGTAGCTTATTcttcttgtttattttatttattttcttattattttgtttttatctttttaaatgtttatgatACTTTTCTTTAACATAATTTCATTTGTttctttgaaataaataaaaaaaaataaaaaataaagttaaatgccccttttatttttaaatgttgaaaaaaaaattataaaacaaaataaaatatttttattcacatgaggtatatgtataattttgttaatacAACTTATATACTCTATTTAGTAGTCAACGAATGTTTATCAATGTCAATGAAAACCTgccatcaactttcacaccaatTTCACACCAGCAATCCGGGAGGTAAGATTCGAATCTTGGCAAGCCCTGTTATTGCCTCGAATGGTCCCATGCCACAATGCTGCATGGCGCAGGACTACGGCCTAATACCTTTGATACTACCAGtagacatctttttttttttttttcagctaaaaaaaaaaatgtcaatgaAAACCTATCCATACCTATAGAAATCTTTCaaaatgaaagtattgaaaagtttgACAATCTTTCTTAATTCTGCAactctataaaatttaatagaatttCATTAACTTTGCAAAAGTaatcacttaaaaaaatttcataaaaatattcaaaagtcTACATTAAATATACTCCAGTCATTGCGACAAGGGTGGTCAACGATGACTTGTAAAGCCCTTATCACAGGGTCACTCCAAAAGGATATCGAATTTGAAGAGTATTGGTATGGGCGATAGAGGAGCTATGAGTCACCTGGGCCATCAATTTGTTGGTTGGTTGATTCTCTAAACCATataaagagaaataaattaatgaaggAAATTACATATCATAGTGCTCCTCTGCcaaatttccattaaattttcacacatatt
Protein-coding regions in this window:
- the LOC107435620 gene encoding LOW QUALITY PROTEIN: protein REVEILLE 7 (The sequence of the model RefSeq protein was modified relative to this genomic sequence to represent the inferred CDS: deleted 1 base in 1 codon; substituted 3 bases at 3 genomic stop codons) gives rise to the protein MYNIIEEFLQTNNDLMPISLRMDQSEGMGSNTNVVVGNFNSMGHAKSGSEILVKEMXSIGNYHEPKARKPCIIKKQREKWTEEEHQKFLEALKLYGHGWRQIEEHVGTKTAVQIRSHAXKFFPKVVRGSTGSNEDSMKPIEIPPPRPKRKPMSPYPRKSVDFLKGMSVSNRTERFSSPKEGTKSPISVLSTLGSEAMEAPASDXHSKSSPSSTLCTTDMHSRSLSPLEKENDYTTSNSSAEEGKGSLPILENVLCMINSN